The Nostoc flagelliforme CCNUN1 genome includes a region encoding these proteins:
- a CDS encoding tetratricopeptide repeat protein, translated as MGDRYFKAGTQLCPGDAINPANGGTVKVLCYLNGEFLDFKQKTIFDDSICAIPQNIVELCTGINPSRCYISKGPDEDKEVPTLISPYGSSMLSTRPVISWYGVPGATSYTVIVKGYEFYWEKTVDKAITSLPYPQEQKQLQFGNTYKFTVLANSGDTPISSSEPLVVSVLPQDEQNRIVQQLKQINELELPPDEAAIWDKDAVYMSRSLLNETIETLKARATEGSQNPTIYRVLADRYLEAWLPNEALREYKKAAQLAKSTNNLEELARVEEGLRIIDFYNHPPTSTKPAQK; from the coding sequence ATGGGAGATCGCTACTTCAAAGCAGGAACCCAACTTTGCCCAGGAGATGCCATCAACCCAGCCAATGGAGGCACGGTAAAAGTTTTGTGTTACTTGAATGGAGAATTTTTGGATTTTAAGCAGAAAACTATTTTTGATGACTCGATATGTGCAATACCACAAAATATTGTAGAGCTATGCACAGGAATTAATCCGAGTAGGTGTTATATCTCAAAAGGCCCTGATGAGGATAAAGAAGTACCAACACTAATTAGTCCCTATGGCAGTTCAATGTTGAGTACCAGACCTGTAATTTCTTGGTATGGTGTTCCAGGTGCTACTAGTTATACAGTGATTGTTAAGGGTTATGAGTTTTATTGGGAGAAGACAGTAGATAAAGCAATTACTAGCTTGCCATACCCACAAGAACAAAAGCAGTTGCAGTTTGGTAATACTTACAAGTTTACTGTTCTTGCAAACTCTGGCGATACTCCTATTAGTTCTTCCGAACCGTTAGTAGTTAGTGTCTTACCTCAAGACGAGCAAAACAGGATTGTACAACAGTTGAAGCAGATTAATGAATTAGAGTTGCCTCCAGATGAAGCTGCAATTTGGGATAAGGATGCTGTATATATGTCTAGAAGCCTTTTAAATGAAACAATTGAGACATTGAAAGCAAGAGCAACAGAGGGAAGTCAAAACCCTACTATTTACCGAGTACTAGCAGATAGATATCTAGAAGCATGGCTACCAAATGAAGCTCTTCGTGAGTATAAAAAAGCAGCCCAACTAGCAAAAAGTACTAATAACTTAGAAGAACTAGCTCGTGTAGAAGAAGGACTCAGAATAATAGATTTTTACAACCACCCACCAACTAGCACGAAGCCAGCCCAAAAATAG
- a CDS encoding protein kinase family protein — protein sequence MVYCINPFCSQRENPENADHCLACGNPLLINRRIRLLRPLRSLTEDPLTYTDTFEVEDSGIEQHSQPQLRVMKVLKWIDDPKMVELLERESIILQTIDHPGVPKSYKDDYFTVKINNNGLTMHCLVMQRFEGENLAHWIKTYEKISQNTALNWLSQLVNILDLVHRNEYFHRDIKPDNIIHQPDGKIALVDFGGAREISRTFLAKLSTNGGTSTGTSMGYEITAVRSAYYSPLEQIHGQAVPQSDFYALGRTFVHLVTGISLNKIKSDEKTGKLLWRDKALHIDKLLADLIDDLIAPFPGQRPQNTQIILQRLQRLPLQSKIQRITRSKTFRISGIVVSLSLGFLVFLKIILPGIANGFVSEGEKLEIANDFPRAQNIFNFARMIHPPARFSISKFYLEQASRHINNLQLAKKYYELAIKYNERDVGAYNSLAIVCRQMREVNCAINSYQKILQFKADWEGYYRLGSFYDDEGKEELAQKQYEIAIKLNKNAVVAINNLSRLKNLEKDYEQAAKLALEGLSKTKEPKTQATLYKNLGWARLMQKNYSEAEKYLEKAIDLDNERIDAVCLLSQAQEALDKIEETKLWWEVCMIAKSNIPEVYIWRQQLVDKFINNFKSPR from the coding sequence GTGGTCTACTGTATAAACCCATTTTGTTCGCAGCGCGAAAATCCAGAGAATGCTGACCATTGTTTAGCTTGTGGAAATCCTCTGCTGATAAACAGACGTATTCGTTTATTGCGTCCGTTACGCTCTTTAACTGAAGATCCATTAACCTATACAGATACTTTTGAAGTTGAGGATAGTGGCATAGAGCAGCACTCTCAACCTCAGTTAAGAGTAATGAAAGTATTAAAGTGGATTGACGATCCTAAAATGGTTGAGCTACTTGAGAGAGAATCAATTATATTGCAAACTATAGACCATCCAGGAGTACCTAAGTCTTATAAAGATGATTACTTCACTGTAAAAATTAATAATAATGGTTTAACAATGCATTGTTTGGTAATGCAGAGATTTGAAGGAGAAAATTTAGCTCATTGGATAAAAACTTATGAAAAGATTTCCCAGAATACAGCTTTAAATTGGTTATCACAATTAGTTAATATTCTCGACCTGGTACATCGGAATGAATATTTTCATAGAGATATCAAACCAGACAACATTATTCATCAACCGGATGGGAAGATAGCACTAGTTGATTTTGGTGGTGCAAGAGAGATTAGTAGAACATTCTTAGCGAAACTTAGTACTAATGGAGGAACAAGTACGGGAACTAGCATGGGTTATGAAATAACTGCTGTTCGTTCAGCTTATTATTCACCTTTAGAGCAAATTCATGGACAGGCTGTCCCACAGTCAGATTTCTATGCACTAGGTAGAACTTTTGTTCACCTAGTTACTGGCATTTCTTTAAATAAGATTAAAAGTGATGAGAAAACAGGAAAGCTGCTTTGGAGAGATAAAGCACTTCATATAGACAAATTGTTAGCTGATTTGATTGATGATTTAATAGCTCCTTTTCCAGGCCAACGCCCTCAAAATACTCAAATAATTTTGCAGAGGTTACAAAGACTCCCTCTACAAAGTAAAATTCAGAGAATAACTAGGTCTAAAACATTTAGAATTAGTGGAATAGTTGTTTCTTTAAGTTTAGGATTTTTGGTATTTTTAAAAATCATTCTACCAGGGATAGCTAATGGTTTTGTATCTGAAGGAGAGAAGTTAGAAATAGCGAATGATTTTCCAAGAGCGCAAAATATTTTTAATTTTGCTAGGATGATTCATCCTCCAGCGAGATTTTCTATATCAAAATTTTACTTAGAACAAGCTTCTCGTCATATTAATAACTTGCAATTGGCTAAAAAATATTATGAATTAGCAATAAAATATAACGAGCGCGACGTAGGTGCTTATAATAGTTTAGCTATAGTTTGTCGCCAGATGAGAGAAGTGAATTGTGCAATTAACAGCTATCAAAAGATATTACAATTCAAAGCAGATTGGGAAGGATATTATAGATTAGGGAGCTTCTATGATGATGAAGGGAAAGAAGAGTTAGCCCAAAAGCAATATGAAATAGCTATTAAACTTAACAAAAATGCAGTAGTTGCAATTAATAATTTATCTCGGTTAAAAAATCTAGAAAAGGACTACGAGCAAGCTGCTAAACTGGCGCTAGAGGGGTTAAGCAAAACCAAAGAACCCAAAACGCAAGCTACCCTATATAAAAACTTAGGATGGGCAAGATTAATGCAAAAAAACTATAGTGAGGCAGAGAAATATCTAGAAAAAGCGATTGATTTAGATAATGAAAGGATAGATGCTGTTTGCCTGCTATCTCAAGCGCAAGAGGCATTAGATAAAATTGAGGAAACTAAACTTTGGTGGGAAGTTTGTATGATTGCTAAATCTAATATACCAGAAGTATATATTTGGAGACAGCAGTTAGTGGATAAATTTATTAATAATTTCAAGTCTCCTAGATAA